TCTGTTATCCAGACTACCTTGTCCCTACTTCACATGAAAATGAGTAAACAGGAAGACCTAACTAAACCAGAAgtcaaaacattttaaacacagGACCTAAACATACAGGTCTTGTGATCCAAAGACCTAACTGCAGATTCAAAAAtacccatttaaaaaaaataaacactacCACTAATCTTTAACAGAATACCATTTGCAAAATGGTTTGAGCACTTGTAATGGTGGTACTGCTGTAGGAGAAATTTGGACATTCTGGTCAGCGCAACAATGTGTACTGCACTGTCTAACAGAACAAAGTATTTACCATGAAAGACATCAGAAATTGCATGGTTACACTTGCTTACCATAAATTCAGTATGAAAAAAGTTGCAGACTAGTGTGGAGTTTGAACAAACTTAAAGATGTGTTTAAAGTTCTCTAAACAACCACAAGACAAGATATTTGTTTTTAACAGAATCCTTTTATTTGCATAACAAGGTTGTATCACGATGACAGCATGATGCGACCTGAAGAGAGCTGTGCTCTTGACTTGGGAGAATACTTTGCACTGCTTTGGCctacaaacaaagacaaaggagtATTAAACATCAACCACAGAATACCATTGAGGAACTGAATCAAGGAGAACTCACTGCTCTTAACGCTGCTCAGCTCATTGACATTTTCAGGGGAACTAGGACATCGTCTATAGCAGAGTCCATCACTTTGTTTGTTGTCGTCACAGATGGCAGTGTCACAGTGAATGAAAATCTACAAGAGATGGGAGTTTAAATTAATGTCAGGGTTCATAACCTATTTATAAGCAGGTAAGAAGCAGCACATTTACCTACCTGGTCTTTCAGCACCACATTATCTTGGACAAAAGCAAACATCTTCATGTCAAAGCGTTTGAAGTGGGAAGGGAACTGGACTCTGCCATCAGCAGTTACAGGATGAATGCTTGGTAAATAACGATCATCGTGGTTTGCACACCTGTCGAGTTGAAACGTTAAGGCATTTATTCCAACCCATGCATTGCAATTCTGTTGCTTTTATAGAAAGATACTGCAAGTCAATGATACATATCTGAATTTGGTTAAGTTTGACAGGTTTATAGATAATTGTACCCATCAACAATGATGTCCCATCGTGGCGTGGACAGCCTCTCCTTTTCCAGGGTTGCCCAGCAGCTCTCCAGGAACAGCACAAGTTGTGGATCTGTGGACTCTAACAACTCAACCTCAAAGTAAAGGGGACGCCTCAAGGCCTCCACCACAGGATAATCCTCTTCGGTGTAAAACGTGTTGTAGGACACATCTGAGGAGGAGAACAAAGTATTGCAAAGGGAGAATCATTTTAAAATGGCAATTAAAGTTTGGAAAGATGCTCACCAGTTGCCAGCCTCATGCGGACCCTCATCTCCCCAAAGGCAGGCTGGGGAGGGCGGTCAAAGGAGCGATCCTCTGGGAGAAACTGCAGCATCTTGAAGTCATCGTTCTCATAGTAACAGGAGATGGTTAGTCTAGGAGCCAGAGAAGAAGGTAAAGCCACAATACAagttggtggggagggggagaaaagaaatagaaaactAAACATACCGGTACTCTGGGTGGGAAGTGGTCTTGACATTCTTCACACCTCCTTGCTTAGACATGGTGATCTCATTCTGATAGACCATGAAGCCATCCAAGAACTACAAAGCAAAAGGAGGGTTATACATGTATATGCCGAAGGCGGCATGGTAGCTCACAAAAGCGTAAAGTGAAATCTTACTGTTCGGGTTGTTCCGCAGCTGTtaacagggaaagagaaggaggcaaATTGATCGCTGCTGAACATGGGTTTGCACGATGGGTCCTTTAGGGTGAGCTGACTGAGAATAAGATTAGGCACCGACTCAACCTTCAGGGCCAGGACAATCATTGTGCCATTAGGGTGACACTCTGCAGACAGAAAGGCAGCAAGTGTGGCATTACAACCAAGTCACTGACCACTTCAACCCCAGTTTCATCAATACTCTAGAAAAGGGACACTGACCAGTCAGAGGCATAGGAAAGGTACAGGCCAGAGAGAAGTTGTTGAGGCTCCAATTATTGAGTGGGTCGATGACCTTCAAGTCCAGCCGACCCCCAGCAGCAGATGAAAGTACAAACTACAGACAGGTATGCAACATTGTTAGTAATGAAAGTATACTTGCTGATGAAAGCTCAAGTTACCAAAAAAACAAACGCTTACCGTAAATACAGCATCAGATGAGAGGAAGGGCACACTCATGGTCATGTGTGTAGCATTCTCACGGACATTGTACTTCGTTGctaggtcagaggtcagctccCGCTTGCCCACAATGGTTTTAAAGTCACTGCCATGACTTCCATAGGCCACGGTGACATAGTAGCTTTCGTCATCACAAGTTCCGGTTACGACAGGGAGCACTGCAGCAAAACAAGTACACAGTTCCTCAAAATGCTCCAAGACAGTACCCATGTCAAGTGTGGTAAAGGCAAGGCTACCATACCAACGTCATGAAGTGTTGCTTCCAGCACAGCTGGATGAGAGAATGGGGATTGCTCAGGTAGGACAACCAGGCCAAAGCTCAAAGGAAGGGTGTAGGTCGTGAACTCCCGATCAGGATTCTGCAATATAGAAATCAAGGCTTTAATactgggaggggggcagggacaAGAGAATAGAAAGCACTTGACAAAGACTTGGGGGAAGTGCGTAGACATACACTCTTCAGGACCACAGAGTCAGAGAAGGGCACTTGAAGACTGAAGCCTTTGTAACCATGGGGGAAGCGTTTCTCTTGGACATTGAAGCCTCTTGCATTGGCTTCGGCAACAGTCAGTACAACAGTGGCAAAGGTCATGTTCATCAGCATCACATCAGGAAGGAAGGTACCCAAAAGCACATCAAAGACCCGTTCCTCAGGCACAGTATCTGTGGAGCAAGGATCAATGAGCAAAGAACTTCCTTATGTAAACACAGCCAAGTTTGTTGGGATACTTACTGTCAGTCACGTGTGGAGGTCTAGGCATCATAGGGGTGGTGATCGGATACAAGACCTTATATCTGGTGAGCTGGTCAGAGTCAGCCTCCTTCCACACCACCTCAATCATGGCCTCAATATAGTAAGAGATATGGTACTGATACTCAGGAGCATAGCTCTATGGGAGGGGGACCGACACAAAAATGGAAAGGTTTAGAGCCAATTGATTCCACCAACCAAGAGTTCCCCACCATCCAATGAGCGCTTACCTTGTAGTAACCATCAGGTCCACCCACAGGCAGTTCAATGACAAAGTGGGAATTAGTCACAGACATGGTGTATCCCCTGCTGGCCATCTGTGATTCATCAAGTCGCTCGCCATCAATGCCCATGTGCAACTCCAGCGTCTCACAGGTATTCGATGCAAGTAGTGGGTAGATGTGGCGAGGCACATACCAGGTCATCGTTTCCTCCGTGAAGACAACACCATCTGAACCAGGGGGCATAACACTGTAGCTCTTCCAACTTCAAAAACAGAGTAGTGAAAGCAGTTACCATTACTTACCAGTAGGACAAGCTGCAGCAGTGTCAAGCATGGTGACAGACCACAGGTCCTTGAAATATGTGGTAGCCTTCAGCACCTTCATTGACACACTAGCAACCTAAGATAAGGAGTTAAACAAGGCAAAGGTATAAGGTAAAACAAACTGGTTTTGTATGCTTAAAACAATTTTTTGTTGTTATGCAACTTACATTTTCAGAGTAAACCTCAGTTGTGTCATAAGGGCTTCGGATGAGCAGTCTCGATGGGGTTGTTGCGATACCATAGCCAGCCCTTTGAGCGTCAGCCAACGGCATGGACTTCTCTTTTGGGGTGAAGAAAACCATTCGCCATATGTTGTTCTCAGAGGTCACAGCCTACAAGGCAATACAGATTTAATGTTCAAATGTAACTAGTCACACTAAGGTTAAATCAAACAGGTGAAGGGAGAAGGCCAGAGACAACTTGCATCAGGAACTGCAGCAGCCCACTGATCTTCAAGCATGGTCTGCTCAACAGCTAGGTCAATCGGTGGTGGCAACCTGTTCACTGACACCTAGTCAAACATAAGGTGTAGTTAATCCTAAGGGGCTTGAACCCTTTGGAGCTGGGAACACCTGGGTCACTACTAAATTTTTACCTCCATGTAGTTTTTGTCACACAGGATCTCACGAGCAGCCCATCGGTTGTAGTTGCAGGTCTTGGTCACCTTGTGCGTGTCCTCCTCAGATTTATGCTCATCATGCATTCGAAGACGCAGTCCTAGTTCAAAAACCTCATCGTCCTAGTCAATGTGTTGGGTGAAAGTTTCTGGTTACTACGTTTCCTGAACAAACCAGATTAACTGATGTAACGATACAGTCAACCATGAGGAAACATCTTCACCTGATTATTAGTGTGGCAGCTCAGGACTGAGGCAAACAGTTTCACGTTGCCCCAGGGGTCAGACTCCACACGGTAGCCACACTTAGATGCCAGGCTGGGTGTGATGGGGATAAACTGACTGCCATCTGCAAGGGCAAGCTTAGGTTAAATCAGgaggggaaataaaaaaaaaaaattaaaaaaaagccataacaaTTTAAATAACTCACTGATGGCATCCACTTCCAGGTGGCTTCCAAAGCCAAGGGATTTATCTATGGTCAACCTTAAGACATTTCCAAGGCAATGAGACTTCAGGCCAGTTACTGTAGAGGAGGAAAGATCCAGGAATTAACTTTATAGCACACAGTTAAAGCTTCTTTAAACTTGCTCTTCAGAGGATGGGCAAAAACCTACTTTGCTTGAAACTTTTCTGAGCAGAAATCCCAACAGCCACCATCAAAAGCCATGGGACTCTACAAAACAGAAGACAAGACGCCAGTTAAAAGAAACACAAGCAAACTGTGCCTATCGGCAAAAGTTGTAAAACAGAGTACTCACAGTTGTAGAATTCTGGCCATTTTCACTGACAAGGAAAAGCCCTGTAACTGAAGATGCTTGAATCCTTTCTACACCACCCACAAACACTCAATTTGCCCCCTACAACCCACGCTAGAGAGCCACTGAAAGGTGCAGTACATTTCCAGGGTGCGCTCCTAGCCTATATAAAGGGATGCACACAGGGGAGTACAATTGACAATAGCAAGTGCTCATCAGTGTGTCATCACTGTCAGGTGGGCTGAGGTCATGGAGATTTCTCCTGGCGGCTAATTGTTTTTATACAAGTTGGATTCTAATAAGGTCCAGCTGTTGTGCTCAGTAGCCAGTAGCATTCTATGACTTATATACTCTTGAAAGCTTGAACACACCTGAATCTGTTCAAAGTAGTTGATGTGTTTACTCATGACACAGCTGACATAACTGGCTAAATTTAGCTGTAGATTCCAGCTCTGGCCATTAATACCATGCACTCGTAAAACATACTCTTCACAAGTCTCACATTTGGTCTGAACTAATTGTTTAATAACATTGTTTACTCTTAGTCTTTTTTCTGCTTAAGTTATTTAAGTAATAATTTTTTTGTAAGAACCTATATTCATAATCCTGTTAATAGTTCATGAAAGTATTGCTTGGGTGTGAAATTGTCATTCATTTCACAGTACTATAATATGACCAAATTGTCTTTCAATTGTTTTGAGCCATTGCGCTCCATTACTTCATGTGTTCACACTTAGATTAAGTTTCACTCTTTCTCCAGAAGGTAGAGCCATTTTTTCTCTCACGATGTCAAAGCAGAAATGCAGTGCCCTGGGTTATGAAGACCATAGGATTTGTGGTAGTGCTGCGCACACACCCTCCATCTTGTGCCTCGTGTCAAATGTCATTAAAACTTGTCGAATGAATCTTTTAGAATTTATTTGTTCTagaatttaaaaaaaggtttaCCTCAGCCAAAAGGTTCAGAGAAGATCTCAAATGAGGTTTGAACACTTCACCACAAAATAACCTTTACATAAAGTTGTAAAGAAAGGAAATCCTTTACTTGGGGTCATTCTCTTggtgaatgtttgtgtattcACATAATTCTATACCCCTCTCTGTTTAGGTATACAACCTAGAGGTAATCATCCTATTAAACCCATTTACTAAGTAACAATTATTTAAGTTGCCCATGTGTGTGCAATGACACTTTATAAACAACTGAATCACATTGGAAGGCATTATGGGATGTGCTAAAGAATTTGCAAACATGCTCCTTCTTCTGTTTCACGTCATGGTCAGGTCATACTGGTGTCTCAACAACCAGGAAAGCAAGTTTAAGGGCACGGTAGAGTATTGTCCCtaaagctagcaagctagtcaacaaacaaaagacTGGCCTTACATTTTCATGGGGTTTATGaccagggaaaaaaaactaggTCACCAGGGGCCCattcgtcgtagggttgaagctaagttaatcaattggacttttagcccgttaagattagggagctgattgagaacagcaaatatcggttcgttaacggctgatccgcatccaaatcatgtggttaatttcaaccaggctaaacttatcatggcatttgcgcgtgcacgtcctacttcaaaaggcaggaaaggtcgatcaccaaaacaatgattttctaacggtataatggttctaaactcaaagaaaagggctctttttttctccgctggcgagcaggagatgaacatgaacgcttatgaagaatacaagaccataatcatggcaaagttcaacaccgccaccgctgtgagagcaaggtgtgttgggatgtttatagggtgatatatatgtatgaaaACCTGACAGCAAGTGTCAACTCGTACAGAGgattcctctaccggtttggaactgcaaggttgctagttcgaatctcctctcctccttcctcgatgtagttttacatttccttggaagtcgctttgaataaaagcgtctgttaaatgactaaatgtattaataacaaatgcaataaattgaagcagtgaaaataaattgtctgtatttctctctattcttatcatgagtccatcttaaatcattttctacaataatgatatgctatggtgtactaataacactcatataattatgagtgctttgttctccgcatcaccgacactacaaaaatgtaccacttgcAAAAACAGCGCAAGACCGTCAATGTTCGactggtgtttgcaataaatgactcgagaaggttttgtaaattaattattccttgtcggctgaatcggttgcgctcatacaagaactaattatggaataatggatcttggcgatcgcaaagaactctccatacgctaatctaactagatatctaatatcagtccttggtcaacgggatccctcctttttccgggggtgtggcaagcttatccagctacacttaagttagcctgcgctggagcaggttagtgctaattgatatgttactatggtgatttatcaaaagttgcttccacaaaccaaaaagaggggcgttttttatcttagcctgaaaattagcttgctaaaccgcttagcgagctacgacgaatacccccctgaacTAAACACAAGGATTAAATATCAGGTAATGCAAGTAAACATATGGATACACTCGAAAAACAGGAAagtcacaacattttaaaattaaaagtaCGATTCAGTGTTAGGGGAAATTATTAAACTTTAATTTCATAACAGGAAGATAAATCCAGATGAAACATGTTCCACGTGCAGTTCAGAAACCGTCCTGGGACCTTGAAGACAAGGAAAACAAGCAATAATTATAATTTCCAATGAggacagaaaaaacaaacagttcaTGCCATCATTTTGCATTGCTCAACATTACCTCTTTTCACATGCTTTCTGCCCATCTGCTGTTTAGCACACTGTCCATGGCACAATCCATTCAAGGGGCTGTGGGGGTCACAAATGACCACATCACAATGGAAAACCACCTAAAATGGGCAGAGACATTAGGTCATTACTCTATCCATTCTGCAGTAATGACTACTGGCTGAATGGCAGACAcccccaagcac
Above is a genomic segment from Clupea harengus chromosome 15, Ch_v2.0.2, whole genome shotgun sequence containing:
- the LOC116223786 gene encoding uncharacterized protein LOC116223786, which translates into the protein MARILQLVPWLLMVAVGISAQKSFKQITGLKSHCLGNVLRLTIDKSLGFGSHLEVDAINGSQFIPITPSLASKCGYRVESDPWGNVKLFASVLSCHTNNQDDEVFELGLRLRMHDEHKSEEDTHKVTKTCNYNRWAAREILCDKNYMEVSVNRLPPPIDLAVEQTMLEDQWAAAVPDAVTSENNIWRMVFFTPKEKSMPLADAQRAGYGIATTPSRLLIRSPYDTTEVYSENVASVSMKVLKATTYFKDLWSVTMLDTAAACPTDGVVFTEETMTWYVPRHIYPLLASNTCETLELHMGIDGERLDESQMASRGYTMSVTNSHFVIELPVGGPDGYYKSYAPEYQYHISYYIEAMIEVVWKEADSDQLTRYKVLYPITTPMMPRPPHVTDNTVPEERVFDVLLGTFLPDVMLMNMTFATVVLTVAEANARGFNVQEKRFPHGYKGFSLQVPFSDSVVLKSNPDREFTTYTLPLSFGLVVLPEQSPFSHPAVLEATLHDVVLPVVTGTCDDESYYVTVAYGSHGSDFKTIVGKRELTSDLATKYNVRENATHMTMSVPFLSSDAVFTFVLSSAAGGRLDLKVIDPLNNWSLNNFSLACTFPMPLTECHPNGTMIVLALKVESVPNLILSQLTLKDPSCKPMFSSDQFASFSFPVNSCGTTRTFLDGFMVYQNEITMSKQGGVKNVKTTSHPEYRLTISCYYENDDFKMLQFLPEDRSFDRPPQPAFGEMRVRMRLATDVSYNTFYTEEDYPVVEALRRPLYFEVELLESTDPQLVLFLESCWATLEKERLSTPRWDIIVDGCANHDDRYLPSIHPVTADGRVQFPSHFKRFDMKMFAFVQDNVVLKDQIFIHCDTAICDDNKQSDGLCYRRCPSSPENVNELSSVKSSQSSAKYSPKSRAQLSSGRIMLSS